aaacagtaaatctcttttactcaccttggtgtcggaggtgccctcgtggagttcgatcagtttctcccatagctcttttgcgctggagaatggtccaactctgttgagctcctccttggtcagtccacactggagggtgcaggtcgctctggcattggcttccaccttcttgattagagctggttcccagttctcgcaggatgtaggcttgccgtcttcgtcgattggcagttgtaatccagtcttgacgatcatccacgtctcgaaccgGATTTTTAGAAAGTTCTCCATTCgtcctttccagtacccgaaatcttctccggtaaAGAGCGGGGGATGAacggtgctataaccctcttgttgggccattgataccttgcacgacaaaaacaataaaatctattccaagacttggtcttggattagttgtgagggaataataaaaaaatgaactcgagtggtgttgcaccaacttcgagcaaaagccGATTCGAACGAAGAAAACTTGATCAGAAAATAGCAATTATGCTAGttccaatcgactccgaaaaatagaaaataccacgaaagaaatgcgtgattggtggttgcactagatCAATGCtatcccgctctgataccaattgttggatcgagaagcgctagaggtggggtgaatagcgctcgtggctttcactcgttttggAATCATAAAACTCGAGTAATAAACGTAGCAGAAATTAAAAGGGcaatcacacacaaagacacgaggagttacttggttcggagcctgtggcgactcctactccaaggcccgcgattattgatcgcttccgatgggcaacaactataagctcgagaagttattacaaactaattacaatttaaACTATAAAGAAGACAATACCGataacaagaatatcaaatctgaagctccgggttgtcgggatgatgttgcagtactttgggatcgtctcgttagcagcttgtagcgtaaggattgcttgaaAGGTGTTATATCTAGCTGCTGATCGAGACTCTCTTatatagggtgttcaaggcgcctccatcaagctccaaggtgcctctaacCCGAAAAATCGATCCCGATTCAGCCGCTGTCGATAAGGCCTGCTCGTTGCTCGTTAtccatctgaaggcgccttcaacgccactccaaggtgccttcaagcaatgatccaaggcgccttcaatccccatgaaggtgcctccagctccactttgcagccagcttcagccttgcacccgaggcgtctctaagctccatggaggcgcctcggacactgttcatccgaggtgtgacttgctcctttgttcctacaaaatgtgttagtcccaaacacataccctgtaaaacaaagttagcacataatagtcatagtaaccaaaatattgacagtctccggactgtccgggtctgacttcggatttccaaccgaaaactctaggtcgacccgacgcctactgttccctctgcggggaacgcgtcctcacctactcctctcaggagagttacctatttccagtgtgatcctccagatcgactggacttttgcttggtgctcgatgcttccggactttctgctggacgcccgctccccgacccgtctagtcttccacctggtttgcgacactaggactttccacctagggttaccaccccgtaggactttttcctgaagcccttgacccaccaagactttccgcatagggttaccaccccctttgacctagggttaccacccctagggttttctacctgcctaacctcagttaggacttttgcctaagtacacttaggactttcctgcaagctcattcaaactgttagatcacaacataaccttaactttgaatcctttgccattttcAAAACACTgattcgatcgtcgaatgcttcccgcaccaacagataccaaataaatccgggtgttagcattgctttgagAAGTTTCCACTGCAACAAATCAAATCAACGAAGCGAAAGCAGCTATTCACCCCCCAACTTTGACTCCCAGaatatcctaacaagtggtatcagagcaagattgCTCTTTATTGGACTAATCACCAAGAGAGaaatgagcttgaggaagaagaagaagttcaaagTGAAGCCCTAATTTCAACTGTTAATATTCATCATCAAAGGACTTCGACTTCAAATGAATTTCTGAGATGAATTTAGATACAACACTAGGGCACCTCTACCATATGGAATtgaaagcttcgatctttggaaatcgaAGGTTGAGAATTtattcatgatggagatagagtaatggtttgctctaatagagGGTTTTAAAGCTCCAAGAGGTTCAAAGAGGAAATGGACCAAGAAGCAAATCAAGAGATGCGAGGCCAACAAAAAGGTAATCAAattgttagttaatttattttcaaGCACCATCTTGTGCAAAATTGGGAAGTTtcaagatgccaaagagctatggagcaaattgaaaAAGTCTCATGAAGATCCATCCTCAATAGAATACAACGACAAAGGTAAAGAGAGAAACTCTTTGTTTCATATATACGAGGATTTGGAAGTTGAAAGATGTTCAACATCTGAAGAGGAAATTGAAGAAGTATCCACCTAAGGATTGAGAGGGAGCGTAAttattgacaccggagcaagaagaagtctctaCTTCAGGGTCAATTAAAGAAGAACCAAGTTCCACTCCTACAAGCAAAGAAGGTATATCAAgttcaatttgtaaaaataagaatcatatcatacgctttgagtgtagggaaaacagacactacaagagcaagtgtcctaaattggggAAGAAGAAGACCCAAGTGACACCTAAGATGAAGGAGAAGCCAAAGAAGGTTTGCCCCATTGTACGAAAAGGCAATCAAcacattgtattttttttttacaatcaaAAGGGAGGGGCATTATCTGAGTCAATGTCCAAAAGGGAGAAATTCGACCAAGAGCAAAGGAGGAAGTTCAAGTCAAGGTGGAGTTTCTAAGAACAACACTAAGGTACCATTAATTAATAGCATTCctttaaatcatgataaaaagTATATTAGAAATCATTTTTATCAtattaatgttatttatcatgaaaataggaagtatgaaAAATATAAGGAAAATTATAAGTTATTGCATGTTAGAAATACCTtacctaaggataggaaggtagCAAAAGGTTTATGCAAAAAttttaaggactttagatatagaCCTAAAAATTAAAATGCCCAAAGTAATCTAGAAAAATCCAAACCTAAGAATTTAAGGATAGAAAATTAAGTCTTAAAGTCAAGatttgataaattggaaaagaccctaaaaaaataaaaaatatctttaaGGGGCCAAAAGAGCAAAATCTGGAGATATATAGGCAAGAGTCATTCAATGGCAAGAGGGGTTTGGAATACAAACCAAATGCTAAGAAGAATACGCCCTCATACCATAGTGTTCTATATAATTATGGagctaaccctaggtctaggagttGAGTCGAGGAAATAAAAAAAGTTATCCCTAGAAATAACCTTGAGAAGACTAGTGTGACTAAAGCTTTTGAGAAGCCTAAGAAAGTTATTAAGAAGGTCACacgagaagttatccctagagttgaccttgaggatactagtgtgaccaaggcttccaagaaaCTTAAGAAGGTATCAagaaaagttatccctagtaaatacctagaacacctaaggagtaccaataggttttgagtttctaagagtgtgttctctacaccctagagggggttagagtgtgtcaactcaaattggaagggtagttaacccaatcatggtGAAATTAGCGCTTTGGGGCATTTTCAAAGTTTTGTTACActttgaaaatgagaaattgatttttaccctaaaaaaataaaatatgccaaaatttaaaaaatcgagcttagttaaattggcacaaataggatagaagtaaaaaaaaaaaataccaaattGGGTTTTTGACATTTTATTGGGAGATAAGGACAACTtaggattatttttaaaatttaatgattAATTAGTGATATCTAAATAGATAATCTAAGTATTTTCTTTATGCTAAAATTGCCACGATTGTTTGATCTCTTTCCTAAACCATAAATCACTTTCAACAACCTTTTTCCACTCCGTCTTAGTCCTTTTCTTGTGAAATAAAACACCAGCCATCACTTTGATTGCCTGAGGAAGACCATCACATTTCTGACAATTTCCATACCAACTTCTTCCAATTCAGAAATTATTGCATCCTCCCCATCTCCAAAAACAATCTTTCTAATTAATTCCCAACCACTACCTTCGTCTATTTCCTCAGCAAGGTGAACATAATTTGCTCTCATTTCTCTTGCCACAACTTCATGCCTAGTGATAAATAAGATAACACTCCTACAGGAACCCTTCAAAATGGGATTTCTGAGCAACTCTCTCCACACGTTTGCACTCCATATATCATCCAGCACAAGAAGCAAACTTCCTGAAAGAAGAGGATCAAGTCTGCCTTCAACTTCTGCTTTAGTTTTAACACCAACATCATTTCCTCCTACTCCTCTCAGTACTTGTTTGAGTATCTCAATCTCAGAGTAATCCTTGAATATATGTAACCACActttttttgaaaattgttttttcATCATTTCATCGTCAAATATTTTTTGTGCTAAAGTGGTTTTGCCTATTCCGCCCATCCTAGAAATTCCCAACACAGTACACTTAATTTTGCTTTCCTCTATCTTCGAAATTAAGTTTTGGGTGGCATCAACAATTTGTGTCCCTACAAAATCTATCGCCACATGTGTTGGAGAGGTAGAAAATGACCTTTGTACTAGGCGGCCTTCATGTTTATCTTCTACTAACCTACCTACAACATTATTATCATCATTGATTTTGTTGAGTCTATCACTAACTCTTTTTATTTCATCACAAATGTTTCTGCGGAAGTTCAAAGGCCTGAACCAAGAGTGTACTCCTAAAGAAGCATATAGCTAAGTGGTAGCTATTCAATTGTATGTCACAaataaattctcaaattaatGTAATAATCAAAATCCATAACTACATAAGGAAATGTTTTAGTGTAAGGGTTGAGTTGAATTTTTTGAGGATCATGCTAGCAACGTGCTTGTCTCAAATTTGGAACACTCTCTTTTTGgattttataattataaaatgTGGTTTGACATTAAAATTGAAATATCAGACTaggaattaaatttcaaacactACAATTATCCTACTGCAGAAATAACTTCTAAACAAACACGATGACAAACACCTAAAGCAACACTTGCATTAAATGGAATTCAACCAAATTGCAACAGTCAAACCTTACAAATTCTAAACGTAACTAAAGTAAACTCGGGGACTAGAattaaactaaaagaaattaattggAACTAAAATTTGCTTGACCTAAGTGGACATCTAATTAAAACTCGAGCATAAACCAGTTAAGAACATCTCAGAATCAATGTTTAGCTCAAGCTTGACACTACTTTTAACTTACTAAATCGAATCCTACTTAATCTACTAAGCTAACTAATATCATCAACTAATTGATTCCTAGAACAGAATTTGCATAACAGATTCAAGAAAATAGAAATTGCAGTAATAAGTCTAAACAAAACAGAGCCGAATAGGATTGTGCTGTACAGAATTGTGCAGTAGAAAGAATTAACAGCAAATCTACACTATGAGATGACAAATTCAGATTTAAGTTGCATAAACAAGAAGATCTATGCTAAAGAATCAAACTGAAATGAAGCTAAACATCCCTACAACCCATATCTCAGACCAAATCGTCTTCTCTTTGTCGTCGCACAAAGAACCGCAGAGAACGCTCCACTGGTGTCGGAATAGCGCCCTCTAGCTCCGAGCTCAACGCAGATTCACTCGATCAACCACAGGAATCTTCAACAAGCTCAGGATTCTAACTGTCGCGTTCTGGATTTCTGGAGCTGGAATCGCAATGCTGGAAGGAAAGCTACGGACGATGGATTGTTGTCGGAAATGAACCAGGAGCACCGGAGGAACGCCGCCGATGATCCCGTGAAGGAATGGAAACTCAAACCAGAGGAACGCCGCCGGTCTGAGAAGAAAGTTGTGATCCGCAGCTACAGTGTTCCGCCCACACAATCCGCTCGCTGGTGAAGAACGATGATCGGAAACTGGTCGCCTGAAGCTGAGAACCTCCACGCCGATGAAGAGGACTCGATTCGCAGATCTGGATGTAGAGAGGAGCCGCGATTGTGCGTTGAGGAAAcagcacgatgaacagtagcgcaaGCTCCCTGTTCACCGTGGCAAATTTTTTGCTTATATACTTAGGGTTTGGCTCAATTGAGGTCTAGGTTCGGTTAAGCCCACATGTGATTTTGCATAGCTTCATTTGGTTGAATAGACCAAGTCTTCGTTTGAATAATGACCCCTTTAGTACCCTACAAGATCAAATTCAAATAATGAGGAATAAATCATGCATTAGAAGGAAAAATATCATAAAGCTCATAAAGACTTTGTTTGGTAAACATgatcaaaattgaaaattaaaatgtaCAAATATATAAAGATCATCACAAATTAACCCAAAAGTAATGTATCAATTCATAgtttatcaaatcccccacacttattcttgcgcGCCTCGTGCAAGTGAGCtaactaaaataacaactaagATGGTACCTCCTCCTAACTATTCTAGATCATGTCcaaaagaaagtaaaaggaagTTATCTGAAATTATCAAATTTCATAAACTCAAACATTTATGCACTCTATTCTTACCTTGGTTCTACACTTAATAATTTCATCCATCATGAACAAAATGAGAATgataacatttctatttctcACAAGGTAATTTAAAGTGGCTCTCATCCTAATCTCAAATCTTGCAAAGGTGgagatcactcaagctactcatagcAAATCCACTACCATAAACTTGCTTCTCATCTAATTTTTACCTCCATCACAGATATCAAGATGCAcacttataaaatttacaaacttTATATGTAAGAACACAATAAGAGGTGAATGAAAGAATTACTGCTGAGAAGGCAAATAAGAAGATAGATTTTTCAGGGTAAGTAGAAGACATGGAACCAGGATGTTATGTAATGATGCATTCCGGCCAAGCATGAAATTCTGCATTTCATCTTTTCACTGCTTCTTGTTACTGATTTGGTTTTGTAAACACACCAATCTACTCATCCTTTTATTCCCACTTCATTTCTAGTGCAGATTGGATAGCCTtgcatttttttcttcaaatcctCAATTTACAAAACCAATCTCTCTTCCTCTAGTTTCAGTTGGCAACTAGAATTCTGTTCTGCAGATTCTTCAAAATTCCCAATTGAATCCTTGATTTGGCTCATCACGTGTTCTAAATTTCATCCATTCATTATCAACACATTAAAATCCTGATAACTTTTAACTACTGCACAGTGGTCATATAAATCTGTCTTAGTTTGCTGAAACTGATTATGTTTCCATACATTTCAGCCAAATTTCCCTAGCTAGTAAGCCTTGGAAGATAGCACATTAAATAATGAATCAAAATAGCTTAAATTCCATTCATTTCAGATTCGAATAGCAAGAAAGCTTGGCACAAATCAGCAGATTACCTATGGCACAAAGCTGATCTGCATTTGAATCAGAATTCAGTTCCTTTTGCAGATACACACTTCTTTCCTCTTAACATCCTCTTTTGCACTTGACCGGCATTAAGACTTAACCTCTTTTCCTGCATTGGCACAAAAATTTCAACTTGAATTTTAGCTTCCTAATACTTCATTTTAAAATCTGATACACAAGCTGTAGATTTGGTTCAGTCTTCAGTTTCCAGTTTTGTTTTTCTGTTTGGTATCAATTTTCTTGTCTAAAAGTCTTGTAAACTCTGGAGAAGAAAGATAACCATTTATCAATACTAAACTAGCAGCTGAGTTTCAAACTGTTCATGGACAAATAGCTTTGAACTCCATTTAATGTAGCAAGATGCAGATTTCAGTCCCTTCTTCAATTCCGGACTTTGTATCAATCTGTCACTATTTATCCACAAGAAATTCCAATACTTCTTCTTCTTATCTTTTAAGAATCTTCACAATGCATAACCTAACACTTTCCATGTTTCAACAATTCTAGCCTGTTACAATTCGTTTCCCAAGTTGGCACAGAAATA
This window of the Zingiber officinale cultivar Zhangliang chromosome 3B, Zo_v1.1, whole genome shotgun sequence genome carries:
- the LOC122054752 gene encoding putative disease resistance RPP13-like protein 1, with protein sequence MGGIGKTTLAQKIFDDEMMKKQFSKKVWLHIFKDYSEIEILKQVLRGVGGNDVGVKTKAEVEGRLDPLLSGSLLLVLDDIWSANVWRELLRNPILKGSCRSVILFITRHEVVAREMRANYVHLAEEIDEGSGWELIRKIVFGDGEDAIISELEEVGMEIVRNVMVFLRQSK